In Pseudochaenichthys georgianus chromosome 6, fPseGeo1.2, whole genome shotgun sequence, a single window of DNA contains:
- the LOC139433934 gene encoding uncharacterized protein, giving the protein MWQTLQQKYHLTVKREDVRQMISRLDPSGVQLRTRRRFVRRGYVTAGPNQVWHADGYDKLKPFGIAISGCIDGFSRKVMWLRSGSTNNDPGIIAQYYLQCVSEFGLLPARLRTDCGTENGTMAAINCTLRSQHTDDFAGALSHMYGTSTANQRIESWWSFFRKQRTQFWIELFSDLRERHLFNGSHEHKCLLRYVFLGIIQKDLDEYRQLWNHHTIRPVRLSQCPSGKPDAMYHLPHRFGGRECGFPVSWEALHHFDGIMQASSQYNLCGDENLEMHFVDLQRRSGLAPPGNWTAAVQNYISMKNMSGV; this is encoded by the exons ATGTGGCAGACATTGCAACAAAAGTATCACCTGACAGTAAAAAGGGAGGATGTTAGACAGATGATTTCCAGACTGGATCCATCTGGTGTTCAACTTCGTACCAGGCGAAGGTTTGTCCGAAGAGGATACGTCACAGCAGGACCAAACCAAGTGTGGCACGCTGATGGATATGATAAACTTAAACCCTTTGGTATTGCCATCAGTGGCTGCATCGACGGCTTTTCAAGGAAAGTTATGTGGCTCAGGAGTGGCAGCACTAACAACGATCCGGGCATCATTGCGCAGTATTACCTGCAGTGTGTATCGGAGTTTGGACTACTTCCAGCCCGCCTTCGCACTGACTGTGGAACTGAAAATGGCACTATGGCAGCCATTAACTGCACATTACGATCTCAACACACAGATGATTTTGCAGGAGCCCTCAGTCACATGTATGGTACCTCAACTGCAAACCAGCGCATCGAGAGTTGGTGGTCTTTCTTCAGAAAGCAAAG GACTCAGTTCTGGATCGAGCTCTTCAGTGACCTTAGAGAGAGGCACCTCTTCAATGGGAGCCATGAGCACAAGTGTCTGCTGCGATATGTGTTTTTGGGCATCATACAAAAAGACCTCGATGAGTACAGACAGCTGTGGAACCACCACACCATCCGGCCTGTTCGCCTGTCTCAGTGTCCATCAGGCAAACCTGATGCCATGTACCACCTGCCTCACAG GTTTGGCGGAAGGGAGTGTGGATTTCCAGTGTCCTGGGAAGCCCTACACCACTTTGATGGCATCATGCAAGCATCATCTCAGTACAATTTGTGTGGTGATGAGAATCTGGAGATGCATTTTGTGGACTTGCAAAGAAGGAGTGGGTTGGCTCCACCAGGGAACTGGACAGCTGCTGTTCAGAATTACATTTCCATGAAAAACATGTCTGGAGTGTAG